The Pedobacter roseus genome contains a region encoding:
- a CDS encoding porin produces MKKLLLFAATLTTGFFVKAQEEPKIKVSGYLEAYYGYDFNKPADHNRPGFIYSHNRANEVNLNLGFIKAAYDSGMIRANLAVMAGTYANANLAAEPGVLKNIFEANAGVKLSKTENLWIDAGIFSSHIGFESAVSKDCWVLTRNISSENTPYYESGAKITYGTKDGKFTATALYLNGWQRITRQNGNDKPAGGLQLTWKPTDKITVNYSNYLGTEGADSVRVNRFYHNVYGIFQLTDKFGVTLGFDYGTQQKQKGSSDKSEVISPVAIAQYKFAPKWAVAGRFEYYEDKNGIFIATGSPQGFKTKGYSLNLDYSPIANAVVRLEGKAYDSKDKIFAREGAAVNANASLTASIAVSF; encoded by the coding sequence ATGAAAAAATTACTATTATTTGCCGCTACACTTACAACAGGATTCTTCGTTAAAGCACAGGAAGAACCAAAAATTAAAGTAAGCGGTTACCTTGAAGCTTATTACGGATACGATTTTAACAAACCTGCTGACCATAACCGCCCTGGCTTTATTTATTCCCACAATCGCGCTAACGAAGTGAACCTGAACCTTGGTTTTATTAAGGCAGCTTATGATAGCGGAATGATCAGGGCTAATTTAGCAGTAATGGCCGGAACTTATGCCAATGCCAATCTTGCTGCGGAGCCAGGGGTTTTGAAAAATATCTTCGAGGCCAATGCTGGTGTCAAATTATCCAAAACAGAAAATCTTTGGATTGATGCAGGAATCTTTTCTTCGCACATCGGTTTCGAAAGTGCGGTTTCGAAAGATTGTTGGGTACTTACCAGAAATATTTCTTCAGAAAATACACCTTATTACGAATCGGGTGCGAAAATTACTTATGGTACTAAAGATGGAAAATTTACGGCTACCGCATTGTACCTAAACGGATGGCAGCGCATTACCCGCCAGAATGGAAATGACAAACCTGCCGGTGGACTTCAGCTAACCTGGAAACCAACAGATAAAATTACCGTAAACTACAGCAATTATCTCGGAACAGAAGGTGCCGATTCTGTACGCGTAAACAGGTTTTACCACAATGTTTATGGAATTTTTCAGCTTACCGATAAATTTGGTGTGACCCTTGGTTTTGATTACGGCACACAACAGAAACAAAAAGGCAGTAGCGATAAAAGCGAAGTCATTTCTCCGGTAGCCATTGCACAATACAAATTTGCACCAAAATGGGCAGTTGCGGGTAGGTTCGAATATTATGAAGATAAAAACGGAATTTTTATTGCCACAGGCTCACCGCAAGGCTTTAAAACCAAAGGTTACTCTTTAAATCTTGATTACTCGCCAATCGCTAATGCTGTTGTAAGGTTGGAAGGAAAAGCCTACGATAGTAAAGACAAAATATTTGCCAGGGAAGGCGCTGCGGTTAATGCCAATGCAAGTTTAACGGCAAGTATTGCAGTATCGTTTTAA
- a CDS encoding histidine kinase: MEEEQKEESVRHFLDLVKKSRRGKLKIYIGMSAGVGKTYRMLQESHALLRNGVDVCIGYVETHKRAETEALVAGLPMVARRKIFYRGKEIEEMDLNGILNRHPEIVIVDELAHTNAEGSKNGKRWQDVFDLLEAGISVISAVNIQHLESINEEIEQITGIAVTERIPDKILELADEIVNIDLTADELVTRLKEGKIYDQSKIERALGNFFQSDKILQLRELALKEVVHQVERKIQTEIPKSIKLRPERFLACISSNAETAGVVIRKTARLASYYRSPWMVLYVQSDSESMERIKLDKQRHLINHFKLATELGAEVIKIKSNAITKTIIDIATEKEVTTICIGKPHLNIFQVILRTAVFNGLLKNLAMKDIDLVILS; encoded by the coding sequence ATGGAAGAAGAACAAAAAGAAGAATCGGTAAGGCACTTTTTGGATCTGGTAAAGAAATCCAGGCGCGGAAAACTGAAAATCTACATTGGTATGAGTGCGGGTGTGGGTAAAACTTACAGGATGCTCCAGGAATCGCATGCTTTGCTGCGTAATGGGGTAGATGTTTGCATTGGTTATGTAGAAACCCATAAAAGGGCAGAAACTGAAGCACTTGTTGCGGGTTTACCCATGGTTGCAAGGCGCAAAATCTTCTATCGTGGTAAAGAAATAGAAGAAATGGATCTTAACGGGATTTTGAACCGCCATCCCGAAATTGTAATTGTAGACGAACTTGCGCATACCAATGCCGAAGGCAGTAAGAACGGCAAACGCTGGCAGGATGTTTTCGATTTGCTCGAGGCGGGCATTAGCGTAATCTCAGCAGTAAACATTCAGCATTTAGAAAGCATTAACGAAGAAATTGAACAAATTACCGGCATTGCAGTTACCGAACGCATCCCTGATAAAATATTGGAGCTTGCCGATGAAATCGTAAACATCGACCTTACTGCCGATGAATTGGTTACCCGGTTAAAAGAAGGAAAAATTTACGATCAATCAAAGATCGAAAGGGCACTGGGTAATTTTTTTCAGTCGGATAAAATCCTTCAGCTGCGTGAGCTGGCCCTTAAAGAAGTGGTGCATCAGGTAGAGCGGAAAATCCAAACGGAAATTCCCAAATCGATTAAACTCCGGCCCGAACGCTTTTTGGCCTGTATTTCGTCGAATGCAGAAACCGCGGGTGTGGTGATCCGCAAAACCGCTAGATTAGCTTCTTATTACCGTTCGCCATGGATGGTATTGTATGTGCAAAGCGATAGCGAAAGCATGGAGCGGATTAAACTGGATAAACAGCGCCACCTGATTAATCATTTTAAACTAGCTACCGAATTAGGCGCAGAAGTGATCAAAATAAAAAGCAACGCCATTACCAAAACCATTATCGATATCGCTACTGAAAAAGAAGTTACCACGATATGCATCGGCAAACCCCACCTTAATATTTTTCAGGTGATTTTGCGTACCGCAGTTTTTAATGGGCTGTTGAAAAACCTGGCAATGAAGGATATTGATTTGGTGATACTTTCTTAA
- a CDS encoding SDR family NAD(P)-dependent oxidoreductase, with protein MDLQLKNKTAFISGSTAGIGFAIAESLLKEGVNVIINGRSQGSVDEAVKDLEGMAGSGTVSGIAADFSNAEEVSRLIAQLPEIDILINNAGIFEPKAFEEITDEDWFRFFEVNVMSGIRLSRELFPKMLKKNWGRIIFISSESAVFIPDEMIHYGLTKTAQLAVSRGLAELTKGTQVTVNSILPGPTKSKGVGGFIEDLAKKGNITVGEVETDFFKNMRPTSLLQRFLDVSEIANAVTFYSSPLASGTNGAAIRVEGGLVRSIL; from the coding sequence ATGGATTTACAATTAAAGAATAAAACAGCTTTTATAAGTGGCTCTACCGCAGGTATTGGATTCGCAATTGCCGAGAGCTTGTTAAAAGAAGGTGTAAATGTAATCATCAATGGCCGATCGCAAGGCAGCGTAGATGAGGCTGTAAAAGATTTGGAAGGTATGGCAGGGAGTGGAACTGTTTCGGGTATAGCCGCCGATTTTTCAAATGCAGAAGAAGTAAGCAGGCTCATTGCACAACTTCCTGAAATTGACATCCTCATCAATAATGCAGGTATTTTTGAACCCAAAGCTTTTGAAGAAATTACTGATGAAGACTGGTTCAGGTTTTTTGAAGTCAATGTAATGAGCGGCATTCGTTTGTCGCGCGAGCTGTTTCCGAAAATGCTAAAGAAAAACTGGGGCAGGATTATTTTTATTTCGAGCGAATCGGCCGTATTTATCCCCGACGAAATGATCCACTACGGTTTGACTAAAACGGCACAACTTGCAGTTAGCCGCGGTCTGGCCGAACTCACCAAGGGAACGCAAGTAACCGTTAACTCCATTTTACCTGGACCAACCAAATCAAAAGGTGTTGGAGGTTTTATTGAGGATTTAGCAAAAAAAGGAAACATAACTGTTGGAGAAGTAGAAACTGATTTCTTTAAAAATATGCGCCCAACTTCATTATTACAACGCTTTTTGGATGTAAGCGAAATTGCAAATGCAGTAACATTTTATTCAAGTCCTTTAGCTTCTGGAACAAATGGCGCGGCCATCAGGGTAGAAGGAGGATTGGTAAGATCGATATTATAG
- a CDS encoding response regulator produces the protein MGKKICLLEDDEGIREIIEMILTDEQYEVYGFSNVKDFMAFEDKGSQDLYLLDVRLPDGNGLAVCDNLKNNEATKGIPIMMMSAHAGLNEMRRDCKAEDFIAKPFDIFDLLKKVDRQLSKGN, from the coding sequence ATGGGAAAAAAAATATGTTTATTGGAGGATGATGAGGGAATACGTGAGATTATCGAAATGATATTGACCGATGAACAATATGAAGTATATGGATTCTCTAACGTAAAGGATTTTATGGCCTTTGAAGATAAAGGATCGCAGGATTTATATTTACTTGATGTAAGGCTACCGGACGGCAATGGCTTAGCGGTTTGCGATAACCTGAAAAACAATGAAGCCACTAAAGGTATCCCAATTATGATGATGAGTGCCCATGCAGGACTAAATGAAATGCGGCGTGATTGTAAAGCGGAAGATTTTATTGCCAAACCTTTTGATATTTTTGATCTGCTTAAAAAAGTAGATCGCCAGTTGAGCAAAGGCAATTAA
- a CDS encoding Crp/Fnr family transcriptional regulator, whose amino-acid sequence MSNQLTRFLNQYHPFSALAEHQIEAAFTSKTFKEGEELSAPGSINKELFFIADGVLRIVIRNEKGNEVTHYFLKENQFCTILNSFHNQVPAEECIQAACNCEVYRINRNALLNLYKQVPDLQTLINQITQQALIDKINIRNIYLGQDSASRYRLFMNRQADIARRVSLTDTASYLGITPQSLSRIRKQI is encoded by the coding sequence ATGTCTAATCAACTTACCCGCTTTCTTAACCAGTATCATCCATTTTCAGCATTGGCAGAACACCAAATTGAAGCCGCTTTTACATCTAAAACTTTTAAAGAAGGAGAAGAACTATCAGCGCCGGGCAGTATCAATAAAGAACTTTTTTTTATTGCAGATGGTGTACTCAGAATTGTAATCCGGAATGAAAAAGGAAATGAAGTAACCCATTATTTTTTAAAGGAAAATCAGTTTTGTACCATACTGAACAGTTTTCATAATCAGGTGCCGGCAGAGGAATGTATTCAGGCCGCCTGTAATTGCGAAGTATATCGTATCAATAGAAACGCACTCTTAAACCTTTACAAGCAGGTACCCGATCTCCAAACACTGATTAATCAGATTACACAACAGGCTTTAATCGATAAAATCAATATCAGAAATATCTATTTAGGACAGGATTCTGCCAGCAGATACCGTTTATTTATGAACCGACAGGCTGATATTGCACGACGGGTTTCCTTAACAGATACCGCCTCGTACCTGGGCATAACGCCACAATCTTTATCCCGGATCAGAAAACAGATTTAA
- a CDS encoding SDR family oxidoreductase, giving the protein MKIKANEFTLEGKTVIILGGSSGLGLATALAAAQDGAKVIIVSGNQNRINEALKSLPENCSGLAVDLSREENIKDFFNSVAPFDHLVYTAGENLTLHTIDETDIETARQFFNLRYWGAFAAVKYGAEKINAGGSINLTGGTASPRPGAGWAVAASICAAMEGFTRAMAVELAPLRVNLVAPGVVKTNLWNSMNEVDRNNLYASVAESLPVKRIGEASDIAQTFLYTMKQQYCTGQVIYVDGGLVLV; this is encoded by the coding sequence ATGAAAATAAAAGCAAATGAATTTACACTGGAAGGCAAAACAGTGATCATACTGGGCGGAAGCTCAGGTTTAGGATTAGCAACAGCCCTAGCTGCGGCGCAGGATGGTGCGAAAGTAATAATCGTATCTGGCAATCAAAACAGGATCAATGAGGCCTTAAAATCACTACCCGAAAATTGTAGCGGTTTGGCGGTTGATTTAAGCAGGGAAGAAAATATTAAAGATTTTTTTAATTCGGTAGCACCTTTCGATCATTTGGTATATACTGCAGGCGAAAACCTGACTTTACACACTATTGATGAAACTGATATTGAAACCGCCAGACAATTTTTTAATTTAAGATATTGGGGCGCTTTTGCTGCGGTTAAATATGGAGCGGAGAAAATTAATGCAGGTGGATCTATCAATTTAACAGGAGGAACGGCCAGTCCGAGGCCTGGCGCTGGCTGGGCAGTAGCTGCTAGTATCTGCGCTGCAATGGAAGGTTTTACACGGGCAATGGCCGTAGAACTTGCACCGTTAAGGGTGAACCTGGTAGCTCCGGGGGTTGTTAAAACCAATTTGTGGAATAGCATGAACGAAGTTGACCGGAATAACTTGTATGCCAGTGTTGCCGAGAGCCTGCCTGTAAAGCGGATAGGCGAAGCCAGCGATATTGCACAAACATTCTTATATACCATGAAACAGCAATATTGTACCGGGCAGGTTATTTATGTTGATGGAGGTTTGGTGTTAGTTTAA
- a CDS encoding DinB family protein, protein MAQKLEVWQRGPLPDIDPLLQPVAHALLQAREEINEYMHEFPLALLWERPAGMASTGFHLQHLSGVLDRVFTYAGAEGLSEFQFSQLAEEGSDSAEGYTVANLVDRFNHQVDLALAQLKNTDVSTLPDFRGIGRAKLPSTVIGLLFHAAEHTMRHVGQLMVTVAVVKRDEAIH, encoded by the coding sequence ATGGCGCAAAAATTGGAAGTTTGGCAAAGAGGGCCATTGCCCGATATCGATCCATTATTACAACCGGTTGCCCACGCACTTTTGCAGGCGCGGGAAGAAATTAATGAATACATGCATGAATTTCCGTTAGCACTACTTTGGGAACGCCCTGCAGGCATGGCCTCTACCGGTTTTCACCTTCAGCATTTAAGTGGGGTACTCGATCGGGTATTTACTTATGCCGGGGCCGAAGGATTATCCGAATTTCAGTTTTCACAATTAGCAGAAGAAGGCTCCGATAGTGCGGAAGGCTATACCGTAGCCAATCTGGTAGATCGTTTTAATCATCAGGTCGACCTTGCGTTAGCGCAATTAAAAAATACAGATGTAAGTACATTACCCGATTTTAGGGGTATTGGTAGAGCAAAACTTCCATCAACGGTTATTGGCCTGCTCTTCCATGCGGCAGAACATACCATGCGGCATGTAGGTCAGCTGATGGTTACCGTTGCTGTTGTGAAGAGAGATGAAGCAATTCATTAA
- a CDS encoding SDR family oxidoreductase gives MRVFVTGATGFVGSAVVKELIGAGHQVLGLARSDASANALIEAGAEVHRGDLTDLDSLRRGAAAADGIIHTGFIHDFTRYKEMCEVDKLAIEAIGAELAGSNRPFIVTSGTALVSPGSVATEAIIPAPGVSVHPRVSEQTADAVAALGVRTAVVRLSPSVHDEGDYGFIPMLINIAREKGFSAYIGEGLNCWTAVHRLDAAVLYRLALENVTPRARYHGVAEEAITFKTIAETIGKQLNIPVVSVPAAEAAEHFGWLSGFACIDCPASNKITRESLNWQPIQIGLIADMEKGHYFR, from the coding sequence ATGCGTGTATTTGTAACAGGAGCCACAGGTTTTGTAGGTTCCGCAGTAGTTAAAGAATTAATAGGTGCTGGTCACCAGGTTTTAGGTTTGGCCCGCTCAGATGCTTCGGCCAATGCGTTAATTGAGGCGGGTGCGGAGGTACATCGCGGCGACCTTACCGATTTAGATAGCCTCCGCCGTGGCGCAGCGGCAGCTGATGGCATAATCCATACCGGATTTATCCACGATTTTACACGCTATAAAGAAATGTGCGAGGTAGATAAACTTGCTATCGAAGCTATTGGGGCCGAACTGGCTGGTTCCAACCGTCCTTTTATTGTAACCTCGGGCACTGCCCTGGTAAGTCCGGGCAGCGTGGCTACCGAAGCGATTATTCCAGCTCCGGGCGTATCTGTCCACCCACGGGTATCAGAACAAACCGCCGACGCTGTTGCAGCGCTTGGTGTACGTACTGCCGTAGTACGTTTATCACCATCGGTCCATGATGAGGGGGATTATGGCTTTATACCTATGCTGATTAATATTGCGCGCGAAAAAGGGTTTTCAGCCTACATTGGCGAAGGCCTTAATTGTTGGACAGCGGTACACCGTTTAGATGCAGCCGTACTTTACAGGCTGGCTTTAGAAAATGTAACACCACGCGCCAGGTATCACGGTGTGGCCGAAGAAGCGATTACCTTTAAAACCATTGCTGAAACCATCGGTAAACAGCTTAACATTCCTGTAGTATCGGTACCCGCAGCAGAAGCAGCTGAACATTTTGGATGGCTTAGCGGTTTTGCCTGCATCGATTGCCCGGCATCGAATAAGATTACCCGCGAAAGTTTAAACTGGCAGCCAATTCAGATAGGTTTGATTGCAGATATGGAAAAGGGACATTATTTTAGGTAG
- a CDS encoding winged helix-turn-helix transcriptional regulator, with amino-acid sequence MRKETSTNALNEKMMIDSCGMSASLAVIGGRWKPAILCRLAHGTMRYGQLKKDIEGISERMLVAQLRELEKDQIITRMVFPEVPPRVEYQLTDLGRTMRTMLDAMSAWGNMYRTHINQKEVLTVEESLN; translated from the coding sequence ATGAGAAAAGAAACTTCAACCAATGCCCTGAACGAAAAAATGATGATCGATAGCTGCGGCATGTCTGCTTCCCTCGCTGTAATTGGCGGCAGGTGGAAACCAGCTATATTATGCCGTTTAGCTCATGGCACCATGCGTTATGGCCAGCTTAAAAAGGACATTGAAGGCATATCTGAACGGATGTTGGTAGCACAATTGAGAGAACTGGAAAAAGACCAGATCATTACCCGTATGGTTTTCCCCGAAGTGCCGCCCAGGGTAGAATATCAGTTAACAGATTTGGGACGCACCATGAGGACGATGCTTGATGCCATGTCGGCCTGGGGAAACATGTATCGTACGCACATCAATCAAAAAGAGGTTTTGACCGTTGAGGAGAGTTTAAATTAA
- a CDS encoding SDR family NAD(P)-dependent oxidoreductase has translation MKKLTDKIALVTGGSRGIGAAIVKKLAAEGAKVVFTYASSPEKAQIVVADVEAAGGTAVAIKANSAVPAEVTAAVAKTITDFGRINILINNAGIYIGKAFEEHTLEDYNNIMAINVQAVFVAALAAVKGMPEGGRIITIGSNMGDNAVGPETTLYTMSKSALQGFTRGLARDLGARKITVNLVQPGPTNTDMNPADAPLADFLRTRMALPEYGTVEDIAAFVNFIAGDEAKYITGSFLTIDGGLNA, from the coding sequence ATGAAAAAATTAACAGATAAAATAGCCCTGGTAACCGGAGGAAGCAGGGGAATAGGTGCAGCTATTGTGAAAAAACTGGCTGCCGAAGGTGCAAAAGTGGTTTTTACTTATGCCAGTTCACCCGAAAAGGCACAGATAGTTGTTGCCGATGTTGAAGCTGCGGGCGGTACAGCGGTAGCCATAAAAGCCAATAGTGCTGTGCCTGCCGAAGTAACTGCTGCAGTAGCCAAAACCATTACCGATTTTGGTCGCATCAATATCCTGATCAATAACGCAGGGATTTATATTGGTAAAGCTTTCGAAGAACATACGCTTGAAGATTATAACAACATCATGGCCATTAACGTGCAAGCGGTTTTTGTGGCGGCTTTGGCTGCGGTAAAAGGCATGCCCGAAGGTGGCCGGATTATTACGATTGGAAGTAACATGGGCGATAACGCTGTTGGACCTGAAACCACCTTATATACCATGAGCAAATCGGCACTCCAAGGTTTTACCCGTGGTTTAGCCCGCGATTTAGGGGCACGTAAAATTACAGTAAACCTGGTTCAGCCTGGACCAACCAACACGGATATGAACCCGGCAGATGCACCTTTGGCAGATTTTCTAAGAACACGTATGGCTTTGCCGGAATATGGTACGGTAGAGGATATTGCTGCTTTTGTAAACTTTATCGCAGGTGATGAAGCTAAATATATTACCGGTTCATTTTTAACCATTGATGGCGGATTGAACGCTTAA
- a CDS encoding FAD-dependent monooxygenase yields MNTTNTSGTSAQNDKLYDVIISGAGPVGLFLACELALANCSVLILEKATDPNSPLKLLPFGIRGLSAPTIEALYRRGLFQQLEIHKQLKNPHQHQKDKQGAQRQAGHFAGIPFLQGNIDTSKWKYRLPSSTETSLISEMAEMETILSRRAETLGVSIKRGYAITHFEQNTDGVTVDSCEQTFNGKWLVGCDGARSVVRKSAGFEFAGTEPEFTGYTAKVELLDPEKLLPGRNVTERGMYMQSQPGYMAIQDFDGGAFHGSEQPITLEHIQEVLRRVSGTDVTLTRLHIATTWTDRARQATAYRKGGVLLAGDAAHIHAPLGGQGLNLGIGDAMNLGWKLAATIHNTAPEGLLDTYFTERYPIGIKVLDWSRAQVEIMKPTPQAKALHAIVSDLINTHDGATYMAERVWGISTHYNLGDQHPLLGYSVPNFEFENGSTIGDLMHHGKGILLDFENNAKLKNLAAKYDQLEYVAGNAKNQLGLSALLIRPDGIVAWVAEGEADYNTLQEEADKWFVSS; encoded by the coding sequence ATGAATACGACAAATACAAGCGGAACATCCGCACAAAACGATAAACTTTACGATGTTATCATATCCGGTGCAGGACCTGTGGGCCTTTTTCTTGCCTGCGAACTGGCCCTGGCCAACTGTTCGGTACTCATCCTCGAAAAAGCGACTGATCCAAATTCCCCATTAAAACTGCTGCCTTTTGGCATACGTGGACTCTCTGCGCCTACCATTGAAGCGCTTTACCGTCGCGGTTTGTTTCAGCAACTCGAAATACACAAACAACTCAAAAACCCTCATCAACACCAAAAGGACAAACAAGGTGCCCAAAGGCAAGCCGGGCATTTTGCAGGTATTCCATTTCTTCAAGGCAATATTGATACCTCCAAATGGAAATATCGATTGCCGAGTTCCACCGAAACCAGTCTGATTTCTGAAATGGCCGAAATGGAAACCATACTCTCGCGCCGTGCCGAAACTTTGGGGGTATCCATTAAACGTGGATATGCAATTACCCATTTCGAGCAAAATACCGATGGCGTAACCGTTGACTCCTGTGAGCAAACTTTTAATGGCAAATGGCTTGTGGGCTGCGATGGTGCACGGAGCGTGGTGCGCAAGTCGGCTGGGTTCGAATTTGCAGGTACAGAACCCGAATTTACAGGCTACACCGCGAAGGTAGAACTTTTAGATCCGGAGAAACTGCTCCCTGGCCGTAATGTAACTGAAAGAGGCATGTACATGCAGTCGCAGCCAGGATATATGGCCATACAGGATTTTGATGGCGGCGCCTTTCATGGCTCAGAACAGCCCATTACACTCGAACATATTCAGGAAGTATTGCGCCGTGTATCAGGAACTGATGTAACGCTTACCAGGCTACATATCGCTACCACCTGGACCGACCGTGCAAGGCAGGCAACCGCATACCGCAAGGGAGGTGTGCTTTTAGCTGGCGACGCCGCTCATATCCATGCGCCTTTAGGCGGACAAGGATTAAACCTGGGCATTGGCGATGCCATGAACCTGGGCTGGAAACTTGCTGCAACCATTCACAATACAGCTCCTGAAGGATTACTCGACACTTATTTTACTGAAAGATATCCCATCGGCATAAAAGTGCTCGATTGGTCGCGGGCACAGGTAGAAATTATGAAACCTACCCCACAAGCCAAGGCACTACATGCCATTGTAAGCGACTTAATAAACACCCATGATGGTGCCACCTACATGGCCGAAAGGGTTTGGGGCATTTCTACACATTATAACCTTGGCGATCAGCATCCTCTATTAGGCTACAGCGTGCCCAATTTCGAATTTGAAAATGGCAGTACCATTGGCGATTTGATGCATCATGGTAAAGGAATACTCCTTGATTTTGAGAACAATGCTAAACTTAAAAATCTCGCCGCTAAGTACGATCAGTTAGAGTATGTTGCTGGCAACGCAAAAAACCAGTTAGGTTTAAGCGCACTACTAATCCGCCCCGATGGGATTGTAGCATGGGTTGCAGAAGGTGAGGCCGATTATAATACACTTCAGGAAGAAGCAGATAAATGGTTTGTGTCCAGCTAA
- a CDS encoding GyrI-like domain-containing protein, producing the protein MTKGFKIIGIATRTTNQNNQSAEDLGKLWSQFYAENIFEKIPDKVSSDIITIYTDYVSNYTEAYTAIIGILVSTLDSVPEGLTGREFEAENFQKFTAKGAMPNAVVNTWINIWQQDKELNRKYTYDLEVYGEKSQDGENAEVDIFIAIK; encoded by the coding sequence ATGACAAAGGGTTTCAAAATTATTGGTATTGCTACCCGCACCACCAACCAGAACAATCAGTCGGCAGAAGATTTAGGCAAACTCTGGTCGCAGTTTTATGCAGAAAACATTTTTGAGAAAATCCCTGATAAGGTTTCAAGCGACATCATCACGATTTACACAGATTACGTAAGCAATTATACCGAAGCCTATACCGCCATCATTGGTATTCTGGTTTCTACACTTGATTCCGTTCCCGAAGGACTTACCGGCCGTGAATTCGAAGCGGAGAATTTTCAAAAGTTCACCGCCAAAGGAGCAATGCCCAATGCCGTGGTTAATACCTGGATCAATATCTGGCAGCAGGACAAAGAACTGAATAGAAAATACACTTACGATCTTGAAGTTTACGGCGAAAAATCACAGGATGGCGAAAATGCAGAAGTGGATATTTTTATAGCAATAAAATAG
- a CDS encoding helix-turn-helix domain-containing protein, which translates to MPPLNMLHQEFEAPEALQDVIKCFWYNKRTSGDGLSSYEVIPDGYAEIIFYFGNISIGQDGNLQSLPSPFMMGLLNQPVHFYTAGQLEIIGIRCFPWTVFDLLGLPSGKSGLQVFEHPIAKLQTELSGLINTGKIEEAIEAVKQYFVAARLGIAANSMLYKAGVALQKARGKLPVSEVAAAAHATVRTLERNFKQSSGYTVKDVSGLMRFEQVRNRLWTEPDVNLASLAAEIGYTDQPHLSREFKRYSGTTPAAFARNARKGKQAAANDVLALTKKD; encoded by the coding sequence ATGCCGCCATTGAATATGTTACATCAGGAATTTGAAGCACCCGAAGCCCTTCAGGATGTAATCAAGTGTTTCTGGTATAACAAAAGAACATCAGGTGATGGGTTATCCAGCTATGAGGTGATACCGGATGGTTATGCGGAAATCATTTTTTACTTTGGAAACATCTCCATCGGGCAGGATGGAAACTTACAGTCCCTGCCCTCACCTTTCATGATGGGTCTGCTTAACCAGCCCGTTCATTTTTATACGGCAGGACAACTGGAAATTATCGGGATCAGGTGTTTCCCCTGGACGGTTTTCGATTTGCTCGGATTACCTTCGGGTAAATCGGGTTTACAGGTATTCGAACACCCTATCGCAAAACTGCAAACTGAGCTGAGCGGATTAATCAATACTGGCAAAATAGAGGAAGCAATTGAGGCAGTAAAACAATATTTTGTAGCTGCACGGTTAGGGATTGCTGCCAACAGCATGTTGTATAAAGCGGGTGTTGCCTTGCAGAAAGCGAGGGGCAAGCTACCCGTGAGCGAAGTAGCCGCCGCAGCCCATGCCACAGTGCGTACGCTGGAAAGGAACTTTAAGCAATCATCTGGTTATACCGTTAAAGATGTATCGGGCCTAATGCGCTTTGAACAGGTAAGAAACCGCTTGTGGACCGAACCTGATGTTAACCTGGCGAGTTTAGCAGCTGAAATTGGCTATACCGATCAACCGCACCTGAGCAGGGAATTTAAACGCTACAGCGGCACCACACCCGCCGCATTTGCCCGCAATGCCAGAAAAGGCAAACAAGCCGCTGCAAATGATGTACTCGCCCTCACTAAAAAAGATTAA